The nucleotide sequence AGTAATCGCCGCATCAGTATAATTTACCGTCTCCATATCAATAATAGCAGTAGTACCACCTTTTATTAATTCTGCTATACCTAATTTAGCAGATATATAGTTAGATTCTTCTGTATGAGAAGCTTCTAACGGCCAAACTTTCTTTTTTAACCAATCTAATAACTCCAGATCGTCAGCTTGACCTCTAAATAAAGCTTGTGTTAAGTGTATATGAGTCTGTATAAGCCCTGGAATTATAATTTTACCTTCTGCATCTATTATTTGAGCTGCTTCTACCTCTATTTTAGGAGATATTTTAATAATCTTATTTCCTTCTACCAAAATATCGCCTTTTAATACTTCTCTTTCTTTATTCATAGTTACAATAATTCCATTTTTGATTAGCAATCTTTTCATGATTTTCCCCCTCATACGTTTAAAAAATAATTTTAGTTTTGCTCCCACAAAAGTGGGAGCAAAACGTTATACTAACAATTTTAACACAAATAATACTGCTAATATATACATAAGAGGTGATACTTCCTTGCCCCTACCAGTTAATAACTTCAATACAGCATATGATAAAATACCAAATACTAGACCTTCAGCAATACTATAAGTTAATGGCATCATTATAATTGTCAAAAACGCTGGTATAGCTTCTGTAAAGTCATTTAAATCAACCTTCATTATAGGTGACATCATAAATAAACCAACAATTATTAAAGCTGGAGCTGTTGCTGCAGCAGGAACAATGGTAAATAATGGAGCAAACAATAATGATAGTAAGAATAATATGCCAGTAGTCAATGCAGTTAAACCTGTTCTACCACCTTCTGCAACACCTGAAGCACTTTCTACATAAGTAGTTACAGTACTTGTACCTAAACATGCTCCTACAGTAGTTCCAACAGCATCTGCAAATAAAGCTTGTTTTGCTTTAGGTAGTTTACCATCTTTCTCTAACATATCAGCTTTAGATGCTACACCAACTAAAGTTCCAATTGTATCAAACATATCTACAAATAAGAATGTAAATAAAACAATTAACATATCTAAAGTAAACACCTTATCAAAAGCAAACTTAAATGCTATTGGTTTTAATGAAGGAGGTGCACTAATTATAGATTGAGGCATAGGAGTTACTCCTAATGGAATTCCTATTATTGTAGTAATTAAAATACCTATTAATAGTGCTCCTTTAACACCTCTAGCCAACAATATTCCTGATATAACTAAACCTATTAAAGCTAAAATAACAGTCGGATTCTTAATACTGCCTAAAGTTACTAAAGTTGCATCACTATTCACAACAATTCCTGCATTAACTAAGCCAATAAAAGCAATAAATAGACCAATACCAACACTAACAGCATGCTTTATATTTAATGGTATACAATTAAGTATCGCTTCTCTTATTTCAAATAGAGTAAGTATTATGAAAATAATACCTTCTAGTAATACAGCTGTTAATGCGAATTTCCATGAATATCCCATTGTTAAAACAACTGTATAAGCGAAAAATGCATTAAGTCCCATTCCAGGAGCTAAAGCAAATGGATAATTAGCATATAATGCCATTACCATAATAGCTATAAATGACGATAAAACTGTTGCTGTAAACACAGCTCCTTTATCCATACCTGCGTCACTTAAGATAAGCGGATTGACTACGAGTATATAAGCCATAGTCATAAATGTAGTGATGCCTGCAATAATTTCAGTTTTTACATTAGTATTATGTTCCTTTAGCTTGAAAGTTCTTTCTAAGAAGCCTTTCTCGGCTTGTAAATTAGTACTCAATACTACTCCCCCTTTTTTTATTAACCTTTTTGATTAAAAATTACTTCGTTATACCTCAATCTCACCTCCTTAAAAAATATCTATTCTAATACTGTTGGCAAAATTTCAAAATTATTAACATCTAAAAGTCCTCTGTCTGTTATTTTCCATTTAGGACTAGTTGATAATGATAGAAATGATAAATGCATAAATGGTGCATGCACTTCACAACCCAACTGATGTTTTACTACTCTTTCTAATTGAGATATTTTCTGACTTACTTCATGTCCTGTTAATTCATCAGTTATCAGTCCACCAACAGGTAGTCTTAACTCTTCTAAAATTCTCCCTCTATTTGCTACAGCGATTCCTCCGCCCATTTCTATAACTCTATTAACTGCTAAAGCCATATCTTTTATATTAGTACCTACAACTAAAATATTATGAGTATCATGTGCTATACTCTCAGCAAAAGCCCCCTGTTTTAATCCAAAACCTTTAACAAAAGTCTTTCCTATGCTTCCATTTCTTCCATATCTCTCTATACATGCCATTTCTAAAATATCTTTATTAATATCAGGCATAACTTTTCCATTTTGTACTTTTAACTCTTCTTCTAAGCTTCCTGTTAAGTTTTGATCAGGTATTAGCTCTATGCATCTTACTTTAACTTTGTTTCCAGATGCCTCAATTTCTAAATCTGCATCACTTATTAAATTACATTTTACAGATCTTTTAACGCTATCTGGGTATGTATACTTAGGCATATCTATTAATAACTTGCCATATGATGCTACTAATTTACCTTCAATAAATACTCCATCTACCTTCATTTCCTCCAAATCTCCGATTATAGCAATGTCAGCAAGTTTTCCCGGAGATAAAACTCCTCTATCTTCTAGTCCAAAATAAGTCGCTGGATTAATAGTTACCATTTGTATAGCTTCAACTGGGTCAACACCTTCTTTTATTGTTCTCCTAACAATTTCATTCATATGACCTAACTTTTCTAAATCTTCAGCAACCATATCATCCGTAGCTAGAATACATCTTCTTGAATCAAGTCTATCTTCAGTAACTGCACGTATACACTCAGCCATATTTTTTTGGGTAGACCCTTCTCTCATAAATACATATACACCTTGCCTTAACTTCTCTACGCATTCTTCTTTAGTCGTAGTTTCATGGCACGAACACTTACCCCCTGTAGAAATAATATGAGCAGCTAATTCTCTTCCAAATAACTCAGGAGCATTACCATCTACTATTTTCCCAATACTTTTAGCATATGTAGTTGATGCCAATAAATCTGTTATAACCTCAGGGGTATTCCTATAGACATGTCTAGCATTACTAAAACCTTGTAATTCTCCTATTCCTATTACATTCGGATAATTCAAAATCTCTTCCATATCTTTTGATGTGATATCATATCCTGCAGTCTCTAATCCTGGACAGTCTGGAGTTAATGCTGGTACGACTAGATGTACATGATTAGGCACTAAACTAGCTTCTTCAGCCATAGCCTTTATGCCTATTGGCCCTAATGCATTACCTATCTCATGCGGATCAGCAACTAAAGTAGTAGTACCAGAAGGTATAGATAATCTAGAAAACTCCGTTATTGTAAGCATACTGCTTTCAAAATGCATATGAGAATCTATAAAGCCAGGAGATAAATATTTTCCCTGAACGTCAATAACTAAAGTATCCGGTCCAATTAAATTATCAGCATCCCCCACCAACAGAATATATTTACCTTTAATAGCTATATCAGCAGTATAAATTTCTCTTGTTAATACATTAATAACATTTCCCCTATATAAAACAATATCAGCAGACTCCTTGTCAGACATCAAAACATCTATTAATTGCCTATACTCCATTGCTTGTTTAATTCTTAATGCATCCAACCTAGCCCTCCCCCTCTCTTCCTAGTCGCTCATATATTCCCTATATACATCAACATTATCAACAATACCAACTATAGCAGCGTCTATGGGAGCTTGTAACCTATCAGCAGCTATTCTTGCAGCAGCACCTCTTGAATAGATTACTATCTCGCCAATACCAGCACCTACAGTATCGACAGTAATTAATGGATTCCCAGAAGGCTTAAAATCAAGATTTAATGGCTGAGTCACCATTAATTTGCAACCTGTTAGTCTTTCATCTTTCCTCGTAGCAACTACGGTACCAATTACTCTTCCAATTTGCATTGTACCTCTCCTTTAGGTTATTTCTTTCTAATCTTTAATCCCAATTCTTTAGCTGTATCTTTAGCAAGTGGAGTAATAATAGTTCTAGCCGATACAATAATTTCCTTTTCTTTTTTGGCAATACTAATAACATCTTTTTCAGTTATAACACCTTCAAAGAAATTCACATCAGTCATCTTATCTTCATTAGTCTGAGTTTTCAAAGATTCAAAAGATTTATATGTCTTAAATTTATCAAGAATCTTCACTACAAAATCTTTTTTATCTACTTCTGTAACACCCATTTTAATTAGCTTATCTAAATAACCTTCTATCATTTCATCTAAAAAAGGATTTTTTGCTTTTGACCCCATTTTGGTTCTGCAATTTAAAAAATCAATAAAAACTGGTTTACTAAACCAAAGCATATGCCATATAAGGCTTGTAATAAAATCATCCTGCAAACCCATTACAAGCTTCGTTAAAGTATTTTGAGTCATCATAGGTACTATTACACCGTCAAATTTGTAAAAAACATCTAAGTTTGCTATCATAACATTATTAAATATTTTTTTCGGACCCAATCGTGACTTTAAAACATCCATTCCAATAATCTCTTCAGCTACTTCTGATAAAACTACATCGTAAGTAAATCCATATCTTTTTAATTTGATTAACTTATCAACATAATCATTAAGACCTATGTTAGTCCCAGTAAATACTAGAGCCAAATGAACAGAATTAGTCTCTATAAAATTTTTTTCAGTTTCATCCTTTCTATCTTCATATATGTTACTTGTTTTTTTAAAAAGCTCATTTATTACACTTTTTGTAAATTCATATTTATCCATTTCAGCACCCCTTATTATCTATCACTGCTACCATAACATAATTATTATCAGGCTATTGATTAGCTTATTGTTTCTAACTAAAAAATAATTATGACTCATTAGGAGAGTATGGTAGCTAAAATGGGATGAAAACTATTCATTTTTTAATAATACTCTCTCAACTTCAGAATGAGGTCTTGGTATTACATGAACTGAATGCAACTCTCCAACTGCTCTTGCTGCCTCAGCACCAGCATCTGTTGCAGCCTTAACAGCACCTACGTCTCCTCTTACCATTACAGTAACTAATCCATAACC is from Caloranaerobacter ferrireducens and encodes:
- the ade gene encoding adenine deaminase, translated to MDALRIKQAMEYRQLIDVLMSDKESADIVLYRGNVINVLTREIYTADIAIKGKYILLVGDADNLIGPDTLVIDVQGKYLSPGFIDSHMHFESSMLTITEFSRLSIPSGTTTLVADPHEIGNALGPIGIKAMAEEASLVPNHVHLVVPALTPDCPGLETAGYDITSKDMEEILNYPNVIGIGELQGFSNARHVYRNTPEVITDLLASTTYAKSIGKIVDGNAPELFGRELAAHIISTGGKCSCHETTTKEECVEKLRQGVYVFMREGSTQKNMAECIRAVTEDRLDSRRCILATDDMVAEDLEKLGHMNEIVRRTIKEGVDPVEAIQMVTINPATYFGLEDRGVLSPGKLADIAIIGDLEEMKVDGVFIEGKLVASYGKLLIDMPKYTYPDSVKRSVKCNLISDADLEIEASGNKVKVRCIELIPDQNLTGSLEEELKVQNGKVMPDINKDILEMACIERYGRNGSIGKTFVKGFGLKQGAFAESIAHDTHNILVVGTNIKDMALAVNRVIEMGGGIAVANRGRILEELRLPVGGLITDELTGHEVSQKISQLERVVKHQLGCEVHAPFMHLSFLSLSTSPKWKITDRGLLDVNNFEILPTVLE
- a CDS encoding EutN/CcmL family microcompartment protein, encoding MQIGRVIGTVVATRKDERLTGCKLMVTQPLNLDFKPSGNPLITVDTVGAGIGEIVIYSRGAAARIAADRLQAPIDAAIVGIVDNVDVYREYMSD
- a CDS encoding flavoprotein, whose product is MDKYEFTKSVINELFKKTSNIYEDRKDETEKNFIETNSVHLALVFTGTNIGLNDYVDKLIKLKRYGFTYDVVLSEVAEEIIGMDVLKSRLGPKKIFNNVMIANLDVFYKFDGVIVPMMTQNTLTKLVMGLQDDFITSLIWHMLWFSKPVFIDFLNCRTKMGSKAKNPFLDEMIEGYLDKLIKMGVTEVDKKDFVVKILDKFKTYKSFESLKTQTNEDKMTDVNFFEGVITEKDVISIAKKEKEIIVSARTIITPLAKDTAKELGLKIRKK
- a CDS encoding NCS2 family permease translates to MSTNLQAEKGFLERTFKLKEHNTNVKTEIIAGITTFMTMAYILVVNPLILSDAGMDKGAVFTATVLSSFIAIMVMALYANYPFALAPGMGLNAFFAYTVVLTMGYSWKFALTAVLLEGIIFIILTLFEIREAILNCIPLNIKHAVSVGIGLFIAFIGLVNAGIVVNSDATLVTLGSIKNPTVILALIGLVISGILLARGVKGALLIGILITTIIGIPLGVTPMPQSIISAPPSLKPIAFKFAFDKVFTLDMLIVLFTFLFVDMFDTIGTLVGVASKADMLEKDGKLPKAKQALFADAVGTTVGACLGTSTVTTYVESASGVAEGGRTGLTALTTGILFLLSLLFAPLFTIVPAAATAPALIIVGLFMMSPIMKVDLNDFTEAIPAFLTIIMMPLTYSIAEGLVFGILSYAVLKLLTGRGKEVSPLMYILAVLFVLKLLV
- the pduA gene encoding propanediol utilization microcompartment protein PduA, producing MSQALGMVETKGLVGAIEAADAMVKAANVTLVGYEKIGYGLVTVMVRGDVGAVKAATDAGAEAARAVGELHSVHVIPRPHSEVERVLLKNE